In Camelus bactrianus isolate YW-2024 breed Bactrian camel chromosome 34, ASM4877302v1, whole genome shotgun sequence, one genomic interval encodes:
- the CCDC77 gene encoding coiled-coil domain-containing protein 77: MNFTPTQSPVCRKLSAASKHEAASGFSGSTRWKGVSFSDSVQSTPLPSVQDRLAVLCPSQELLEYYQKKMSECEAENEDLLKKLEQCREACEGQHKLEWDLQQREEEIAELQKALSDMQVCLFQEREHVLRLYSENDRLRIRELEDKKKIQSLLALVGTDTGEVTYFHKEPPNKVSVLQTALQAVEVCEQNEPSVPRPDSKGRRRKPATREKEESAEQQQRDVSSLILQVEALQAQLEEQTRLSREQVAGLMEDRRIRIEEIQVHQQRNRDKIKELTKNLHHTQELLYESTKDFLQLRFENQNKEKAWMLEKDHLVSKMKQYRVQCKKKEDRMAKARPVCESHHNQDDYVKSLKDKLLQEKRLSGMYREQCVSLEEELARIREEEGARREIFKDRTSKMGRRLQVMTKRYEALEKRRALEVEGFKTDIRVLRQKLKDLEQMLYKATLNTRANQDLAILCEVRDSSRRAHKIQGELRNLKSKVFGLEKDLRLC; encoded by the exons ATGAACTTCACCCCTACGCAGTCTCCTGTTTGCAGAAA GCTGTCTGCTGCCTCCAAACATGAGGCTGCCAGTGGCTTCAGTGGTTCCACCAGGTGGAAGGGCGTGTCCTTCTCCGATTCAGTGCAATCTACTCCCTTGCCTTCTGTCCAAGATCGCCTGGCCGTCCTCTGCCCTTCCCAGGAGCTTCTGGAATATTATCAAAAGAAGATGTCTGAGTGTGAGGCGGAGAATGAGGACCTGCTGAAGAAGCTGGAACAGTGCAGAGAGGCCTGTGAAGGGCAG caTAAACTGGAATGGGATTTgcagcagagggaggaagagatcGCTGAGCTGCAGAAGGCTCTGAGTGACATGCAGGTCTGCCTCTTCCAGGAACGGGAGCACGTCTTACGCCTCTACTCGGAGAACGACCGACTGAGAATCAG GGAGCTCGAGGACAAGAAGAAGATCCAGAGTCTCCTGGCTCTTGTGGGAACAGACACGGGAGAAGTGACCTATTTTCATAAGGAGCCTCCCAACAAA GTCAGCGTCCTCCAGACGGCCCTCCAGGCTGTGGAAGTCTGTGAGCAGAATGAGCCTTCAGTTCCCAGACCAG ATTctaaaggaaggagaagaaaaccaGCAacgagagagaaggaggagagcgCAGAGCAGCAGCAGAGAGACGTCTCGTCCCTCATCCTGCAG gTGGAAGCACTGCAGGCCCAGCTGGAGGAGCAGACCAGGCTCTCCCGGGAACAGGTGGCAGGGCTCATGGAAGACAGACGGATCCGCATCGAGGAGATTCAGGTGCATCAGCAGAGAAATCGGGACAAAATCAAAGAGCTTACCAAAAA tctccaTCACACCCAGGAGCTGCTGTATGAGAGCACCAAAGACTTCCTGCAACTCAGAtttgaaaaccaaaacaaagagaAGGCGTGGATGCTGGAAAAGGATCATCTGGTGTCAAAGATGAAGCAGTACCGGGTGCAGTGTAAGAAGAAAGAGGACAGAATGGCCAAAGCTCGGCCTGTTTGTGAGAGTCATCACAACCAAGATGACTATGTTAAG TCCCTGAAGGATAAGCTGCTGCAGGAGAAGCGGCTGTCCGGCATGTACCGAGAGCAGTGCGTTTCCCTGGAGGAGGAACTTGCCCGAATCCGCGAGGAGGAGGGAGCGAGGAGAGAGATCTTTAAG GACCGCACCAGCAAGATGGGGAGGCGCCTGCAGGTCATGACGAAACGCTACGAGGCCTTGGAGAAGCGGCGCGCCTTGGAAGTGGAAGGCTTCAAGACAGACATCAGGGTTCTCCGGCAGAAACTGAAGGACCTGGAGCAGATGCTCTATAAG GCAACACTTAACACCCGGGCCAACCAGGATCTTGCCATTCTGTGTGAGGTTCGAGACAGCAGCCGACGGGCACACAAGATCCAAGGAGAACTGAGGAACCTCAAGTCCAAAGTATTCGGTCTGGAGAAGGATCTCAGGCTGTGCTGA